One region of Bactrocera neohumeralis isolate Rockhampton chromosome 5, APGP_CSIRO_Bneo_wtdbg2-racon-allhic-juicebox.fasta_v2, whole genome shotgun sequence genomic DNA includes:
- the LOC126758490 gene encoding uncharacterized calcium-binding protein B0563.7 — MTRKTTGVADDTAAGGDSADAQQLEDAAHYEPPAGYSSDTTATTPPTQQQREQQANSMAAANAEAACSGGAVSLRQRRVSELVLDSYSGRTATATQDYDDAAAVDLDEYEEDDYEDGVDGENDYYDESPVQRNARFLQPRRQQRKIELPEQATTSSAAKGGVKRPKRRIKTARQFSQRTTSTESTESGVRPCISKGQMREFREAFRLFDKDGDGCITKEELGTVMRSLGQFARVEELQEMLQEIDVDGDGNVSFEEFVDILSNMTYEDKSGLSSADQEERELRDAFRVFDKHNRGYITASDLRAVLQCLGEDLDEEDIEDMIKEVDVDGDGRIDFYEFVHALGEPEDSQENDDENEEENTTSPLPTPKSVVSMTYD, encoded by the exons ATG ACGAGAAAGACTACAGGCGTCGCGGATGACACGGCTGCTGGCGGCGACAGCGCGGACGCACAACAGCTTGAGGACGCTGCGCACTACGAGCCACCAGCTGGCTACAGTTCcgatacaacagcaacaacaccgccaacacaacaacaacgcgaGCAGCAAGCGAACAGCATGGCTGCCGCGAACGCGGAAGCAGCGTGCAGCGGCGGAGCGGTCTCGCTACGACAACGACGTGTCTCCGAATTGGTGCTGGACTCATACAGCGGCCGTACAGCGACAGCAACACAAGATTACGACGATGCGGCAGCCGTGGACCTCGATGAGTATGAGGAAGACGATTACGAAGATGGCGTTGATGGCGAAAACGATTATTACGACGAATCGCCGGTGCAGCGCAACGCTAGATTCTTACAGCCACGTAGACAACAAAGGAAAATCGAATTGCCGGAGCAGGCGACGACTAGCTCGGCGGCGAAAGGCGGCGTCAAACGGCCAAAGCGACGCATTAAGACCGCACGTCAATTCTCGCAGCGCACCACTTCGACCGAGTCCACGGAGAGCGGCGTGCGTCCATGCATATCGAAGGGTCAAATGCGCG AATTTCGCGAAGCATTTCGCCTATTCGACAAGGATGGCGATGGCTGCATAACGAAGGAGGAGTTGGGCACCGTAATGCGTTCATTGGGTCAATTCGCGCGTGTCGAGGAATTGCAGGAAATGCTGCAGGAAATCGATGTGGACG GCGATGGCAATGTTAGCTTTGAGGAATTTGTGGACATACTCTCCAACATGACATATGAAGACAAATCGGGGCTTTCCTCTGCCGATCAGGAGGAACGTGAGTTGCGCGACGCATTTCGTGTGTTCGACAAGCATAATCGTGGCTATATAACGGCCTCAGACCTGAGAGCGGTGCTGCAGTGCTTGGGCGAGGATCTGGATGAGGAAGACA TTGAAGACATGATAAAAGAAGTGGATGTCGACGGCGATGGACGCATTGATTTCTATGAGTTCGTGCATGCGTTGGGCGAGCCAGAAGACTCACAAGAAAACGATGACGAGAATGAGGAGGAAAATACTACTTCACCATTACCAACACCAAAATCCGTTGTGTCGATGACGTATGACTAA